A genomic stretch from Panthera uncia isolate 11264 chromosome E3, Puncia_PCG_1.0, whole genome shotgun sequence includes:
- the SRRT gene encoding serrate RNA effector molecule homolog isoform X2, with protein sequence MGDSDDEYDRRRRDKFRRERSDYDRSRERDERRRGDDWNDREWDRGRERRSRGEYRDYDRNRRERFSPPRHELSPPQKRMRRDWDEHSSDPYHSGYEMPYAGGGGGPTYGPPQPWGHPDVHIMQHHVLPIQARLPDRAPPRLGSIAEIDLGVPPPVMKTFKEFLLSLDDSVDETEAVKRYNDYKLDFRRQQMQDFFLAHKDEEWFRSKYHPDEVGKRRQEARGALQNRLRVFLSLMESGWFDNLLLDIDKADAIVKMLDAAVIKMEGGTENDLRILEQEEEEEQAGKPGEPSKKEEGRAGPGLGDGERKANDKDDKKEDGKQAENDISNDDKTKKSEGDGDKEEKKDDSEKDAKKSSKKRNRKHSGDDSFDEGSVSESESESESGQAEEEKEEAEALKEKEKPKEEEREKPKDTPGLECKPRPLHKTCSLFMRNIAPNISRAEIISLCKRYPGFMRVALSEPQPERRFFRRGWVTFDRSVNIKEICWNLQNIRLRECELSPGVNRDLTRRVRNINGITQHKQIVRNDIKLAAKLIHTLDDRTQLWASEPGTPPLPTSLPSQNPILKNITDYLIEEVSAEEEELLGSSGGAPPEEPPKEGNPAEINVERDEKLIKVLDKLLLYLRIVHSLDYYNTCEYPNEDEMPNRCGIIHVRGPMPPNRISHGEVLEWQKTFEEKLAPLLSVRESLSEEEAQKMGRKDPEQEVEKFVTSNTQELGKDKWLCPLSGKKFKGPEFVRKHIFNKHAEKIEEVKKEVAFFNNFLTDAKRPALPEIKPAQPPGPAQILPPGLTPGLPYPHQTPQGLMPYGQPRPPILGYGAGAVRPAVPTGGPPYPHAPYGAGRGNYDAFRGQGGYPGKPRNRMVRGDPRAIVEYRDLDAPDDVDFF encoded by the exons ATGGGGGACAGTGACGACGAGTACGACCGAAGGCGCAGGGACAAGTTTAGAAGAGAGCGCAGCGACTATGACCGTTCTCGCGAAAGAGATGAAAGACGTCGAGGAGACGATTGGAATGACCG AGAGTGGGACCGTGGCCGGGAGCGCCGCAGTCGGGGTGAATATCGGGACTATGACCGGAATCGGCGAGAGCGCTTCTCTCCTCCCCGCCATGAACTCAGCCCCCCACAAAAGCGCATGAGGCGAGACTG GGATGAGCACAGTTCTGACCCATACCACAGTGGCTATGAGATGCCCTatgctggggggggtgggggcccaaCTTATGGCCCCCCTCAGCCCTGGGGCCACCCAGACGTCCACATCATGCAGCACCATGTTCTGCCTATCCAGGCCAG ACTTCCTGACCGGGCCCCCCCCAGGCTGGGCAGCATCGCAGAGATTGACTTGGGTGTGCCACCACCGGTGATGAAGACTTTCAAGGAGTTTCTCCTGTCGTTGGATGACTCTGTGGACGAGACCGAGGCCGTAAAGCGTTACAATGACTATAAGCTGGATTTTCGAAGGCAGCAGATGCAAGATTTCTTTTTGGCTCATAAAGATGAGGAGTG GTTTCGGTCTAAGTACCACCCAGATGAGGTGGGGAAGCGTCGGCAGGAGGCCCGGGGGGCCCTGCAAAACAGACTGAGGGTATTCCTGTCCCTCATGGAGAGTGGCTGGTTTGATAATCTTCTCCTGGACATAGACAAAGCTGATGCCATTGTCAAGATGCTGGATGCAG CTGTGATTAAGATGGAAGGAGGGACGGAGAACGATCTGCGCAtcctggagcaggaggaggaggaggagcaggcgGGAAAGCCTGGGGAGCCCAGCAAGAAAGAGGAAGGCCGGGCTGGACCAGGCCTGGGGGACGGAGAGCGCAAGGCCAATGATAAGGACGACAAGAAAGAAGACGGCAAACAG GCTGAAAATGACATTTCTAATGATGACAAAACTAAGAAATCTGAGGGTGATGGggacaaggaagagaagaaagacgACTCTGAGAAAGATGCCAAAAAG AGTAGCAAGAAGCGGAATAGGAAGCACAGCGGTGATGACAGCTTTGATGAAGGCAGTGTGTCCGAGTCGGAGTCCGAGTCCGAGAGTGGCCAagctgaggaagagaaggaagaggctg AAGCACTCAAGGAAAAGGAGAAGcccaaagaagaggaaagggagaagccTAAGGACACTCCGGGGCTGGAATGTAAACCCCGTCCCCTCCATAAGACTTGCTCCCTGTTCATGCGCAACATCGCACCCAACATCTCGAGGGCAGAGATCATTTCT CTTTGTAAAAGATACCCCGGCTTCATGCGTGTGGCACTGTCAGAACCCCAGCCTGAGAGGAG GTTTTTCCGCCGCGGCTGGGTGACCTTTGACCGCAGTGTTAACATCAAAGAGATCTGTTGGAACCTGCAGAATATCCGA CTCCGAGAGTGTGAGCTGAGCCCTGGTGTGAACAGAGACCTGACCCGTCGAGTCCGCAACATCAATGGCATTACCCAGCACAAGCAGATCGTGCGCAACGACATCAAGTTGGCAGCCAAACTGATCCATACGCTGGATGACAGGACCCAGCTCTGGGCCTCTGAGCCTGGGACACCTCCTCTGCCAACA AGTCTGCCCTCCCAGAACCCAATCTTGAAGAATATCACGGACTATCTGATTGAGGAAGTGAGcgcggaggaggaggagctgctCGGGAGCAGTGGGGGGGCCCCCCCTGAGGAGCCCCCTAAGGAGGGGAACCCGGCAGAGATCAACGTGGAGCGGGATGAGAAACTGATCAAG GTTTTGGACAAACTCCTCCTCTATTTGCGCATCGTGCATTCCCTGGATTATTATAACACGTGCGAGTACCCCAATGAGGATGAAATGCCCAACCGCTGTGGCATCATCCACGTTCGTGGGCCCATGCCACCCAACCGCATTAGTCATGGAGAAG TGCTAGAGTGGCAGAAGACATTCGAGGAGAAGCTGGCTCCACTGCTGAGTGTACGGGAATCTCTTTCAGAGGAAGAGGCTCAGAAGATGGGTCGCAAAGACCCTGAGCAGGAAGTGGAAAAGTTTGTCACCTCTAACACTCAGGAACTGGGCAAGGATAAGTGGCTATGCCCTCTCAGTGGCAAGAAATTCAAG GGCCCTGAGTTTGTACGCAAACATATCTTCAACAAGCATGCAGAGAAAATTGAGGAAGTGAAGAAGGAGGTGGCGTTTTTTAACAACTTTCTCACTGATGCCAAGCGCCCAGCTCTGCCCGAGATCAAGCCAGCCCAGCCACCTGGCCCTGCCCAGA TACTCCCCCCAGGCCTGACCCCGGGACTCCCCTACCCACACCAGACTCCACAGGGCCTGATGCCCTATGGTCAGCCCCGGCCCCCCATCTTGGGCTATGGAG CTGGTGCCGTCCGCCCTGCAGTCCCCACGGGAGGGCCTCCATACCCTCATGCCCCCTATGGTGCTGGTCGAGGGAACTATGATGCCTTTCGAGGCCAAGGAGGTTATCCTGGGAAGCCTCGAAACAG gATGGTCCGAGGAGACCCACGGGCTATTGTGGAGTACCGTGACCTGGATGCTCCAGATGATGTGGATTTCTTTTGA
- the SRRT gene encoding serrate RNA effector molecule homolog isoform X5: MGDSDDEYDRRRRDKFRRERSDYDRSRERDERRRGDDWNDREWDRGRERRSRGEYRDYDRNRRERFSPPRHELSPPQKRMRRDWDEHSSDPYHSGYEMPYAGGGGGPTYGPPQPWGHPDVHIMQHHVLPIQARLGSIAEIDLGVPPPVMKTFKEFLLSLDDSVDETEAVKRYNDYKLDFRRQQMQDFFLAHKDEEWFRSKYHPDEVGKRRQEARGALQNRLRVFLSLMESGWFDNLLLDIDKADAIVKMLDAAVIKMEGGTENDLRILEQEEEEEQAGKPGEPSKKEEGRAGPGLGDGERKANDKDDKKEDGKQAENDISNDDKTKKSEGDGDKEEKKDDSEKDAKKSSKKRNRKHSGDDSFDEGSVSESESESESGQAEEEKEEAEALKEKEKPKEEEREKPKDTPGLECKPRPLHKTCSLFMRNIAPNISRAEIISLCKRYPGFMRVALSEPQPERRFFRRGWVTFDRSVNIKEICWNLQNIRLRECELSPGVNRDLTRRVRNINGITQHKQIVRNDIKLAAKLIHTLDDRTQLWASEPGTPPLPTSLPSQNPILKNITDYLIEEVSAEEEELLGSSGGAPPEEPPKEGNPAEINVERDEKLIKVLDKLLLYLRIVHSLDYYNTCEYPNEDEMPNRCGIIHVRGPMPPNRISHGEVLEWQKTFEEKLAPLLSVRESLSEEEAQKMGRKDPEQEVEKFVTSNTQELGKDKWLCPLSGKKFKGPEFVRKHIFNKHAEKIEEVKKEVAFFNNFLTDAKRPALPEIKPAQPPGPAQILPPGLTPGLPYPHQTPQGLMPYGQPRPPILGYGAGAVRPAVPTGGPPYPHAPYGAGRGNYDAFRGQGGYPGKPRNRMVRGDPRAIVEYRDLDAPDDVDFF, from the exons ATGGGGGACAGTGACGACGAGTACGACCGAAGGCGCAGGGACAAGTTTAGAAGAGAGCGCAGCGACTATGACCGTTCTCGCGAAAGAGATGAAAGACGTCGAGGAGACGATTGGAATGACCG AGAGTGGGACCGTGGCCGGGAGCGCCGCAGTCGGGGTGAATATCGGGACTATGACCGGAATCGGCGAGAGCGCTTCTCTCCTCCCCGCCATGAACTCAGCCCCCCACAAAAGCGCATGAGGCGAGACTG GGATGAGCACAGTTCTGACCCATACCACAGTGGCTATGAGATGCCCTatgctggggggggtgggggcccaaCTTATGGCCCCCCTCAGCCCTGGGGCCACCCAGACGTCCACATCATGCAGCACCATGTTCTGCCTATCCAGGCCAG GCTGGGCAGCATCGCAGAGATTGACTTGGGTGTGCCACCACCGGTGATGAAGACTTTCAAGGAGTTTCTCCTGTCGTTGGATGACTCTGTGGACGAGACCGAGGCCGTAAAGCGTTACAATGACTATAAGCTGGATTTTCGAAGGCAGCAGATGCAAGATTTCTTTTTGGCTCATAAAGATGAGGAGTG GTTTCGGTCTAAGTACCACCCAGATGAGGTGGGGAAGCGTCGGCAGGAGGCCCGGGGGGCCCTGCAAAACAGACTGAGGGTATTCCTGTCCCTCATGGAGAGTGGCTGGTTTGATAATCTTCTCCTGGACATAGACAAAGCTGATGCCATTGTCAAGATGCTGGATGCAG CTGTGATTAAGATGGAAGGAGGGACGGAGAACGATCTGCGCAtcctggagcaggaggaggaggaggagcaggcgGGAAAGCCTGGGGAGCCCAGCAAGAAAGAGGAAGGCCGGGCTGGACCAGGCCTGGGGGACGGAGAGCGCAAGGCCAATGATAAGGACGACAAGAAAGAAGACGGCAAACAG GCTGAAAATGACATTTCTAATGATGACAAAACTAAGAAATCTGAGGGTGATGGggacaaggaagagaagaaagacgACTCTGAGAAAGATGCCAAAAAG AGTAGCAAGAAGCGGAATAGGAAGCACAGCGGTGATGACAGCTTTGATGAAGGCAGTGTGTCCGAGTCGGAGTCCGAGTCCGAGAGTGGCCAagctgaggaagagaaggaagaggctg AAGCACTCAAGGAAAAGGAGAAGcccaaagaagaggaaagggagaagccTAAGGACACTCCGGGGCTGGAATGTAAACCCCGTCCCCTCCATAAGACTTGCTCCCTGTTCATGCGCAACATCGCACCCAACATCTCGAGGGCAGAGATCATTTCT CTTTGTAAAAGATACCCCGGCTTCATGCGTGTGGCACTGTCAGAACCCCAGCCTGAGAGGAG GTTTTTCCGCCGCGGCTGGGTGACCTTTGACCGCAGTGTTAACATCAAAGAGATCTGTTGGAACCTGCAGAATATCCGA CTCCGAGAGTGTGAGCTGAGCCCTGGTGTGAACAGAGACCTGACCCGTCGAGTCCGCAACATCAATGGCATTACCCAGCACAAGCAGATCGTGCGCAACGACATCAAGTTGGCAGCCAAACTGATCCATACGCTGGATGACAGGACCCAGCTCTGGGCCTCTGAGCCTGGGACACCTCCTCTGCCAACA AGTCTGCCCTCCCAGAACCCAATCTTGAAGAATATCACGGACTATCTGATTGAGGAAGTGAGcgcggaggaggaggagctgctCGGGAGCAGTGGGGGGGCCCCCCCTGAGGAGCCCCCTAAGGAGGGGAACCCGGCAGAGATCAACGTGGAGCGGGATGAGAAACTGATCAAG GTTTTGGACAAACTCCTCCTCTATTTGCGCATCGTGCATTCCCTGGATTATTATAACACGTGCGAGTACCCCAATGAGGATGAAATGCCCAACCGCTGTGGCATCATCCACGTTCGTGGGCCCATGCCACCCAACCGCATTAGTCATGGAGAAG TGCTAGAGTGGCAGAAGACATTCGAGGAGAAGCTGGCTCCACTGCTGAGTGTACGGGAATCTCTTTCAGAGGAAGAGGCTCAGAAGATGGGTCGCAAAGACCCTGAGCAGGAAGTGGAAAAGTTTGTCACCTCTAACACTCAGGAACTGGGCAAGGATAAGTGGCTATGCCCTCTCAGTGGCAAGAAATTCAAG GGCCCTGAGTTTGTACGCAAACATATCTTCAACAAGCATGCAGAGAAAATTGAGGAAGTGAAGAAGGAGGTGGCGTTTTTTAACAACTTTCTCACTGATGCCAAGCGCCCAGCTCTGCCCGAGATCAAGCCAGCCCAGCCACCTGGCCCTGCCCAGA TACTCCCCCCAGGCCTGACCCCGGGACTCCCCTACCCACACCAGACTCCACAGGGCCTGATGCCCTATGGTCAGCCCCGGCCCCCCATCTTGGGCTATGGAG CTGGTGCCGTCCGCCCTGCAGTCCCCACGGGAGGGCCTCCATACCCTCATGCCCCCTATGGTGCTGGTCGAGGGAACTATGATGCCTTTCGAGGCCAAGGAGGTTATCCTGGGAAGCCTCGAAACAG gATGGTCCGAGGAGACCCACGGGCTATTGTGGAGTACCGTGACCTGGATGCTCCAGATGATGTGGATTTCTTTTGA
- the SRRT gene encoding serrate RNA effector molecule homolog isoform X4: protein MGDSDDEYDRRRRDKFRRERSDYDRSRERDERRRGDDWNDREWDRGRERRSRGEYRDYDRNRRERFSPPRHELSPPQKRMRRDWDEHSSDPYHSGYEMPYAGGGGGPTYGPPQPWGHPDVHIMQHHVLPIQARLGSIAEIDLGVPPPVMKTFKEFLLSLDDSVDETEAVKRYNDYKLDFRRQQMQDFFLAHKDEEWFRSKYHPDEVGKRRQEARGALQNRLRVFLSLMESGWFDNLLLDIDKADAIVKMLDAAVIKMEGGTENDLRILEQEEEEEQAGKPGEPSKKEEGRAGPGLGDGERKANDKDDKKEDGKQAENDISNDDKTKKSEGDGDKEEKKDDSEKDAKKSSKKRNRKHSGDDSFDEGSVSESESESESGQAEEEKEEAEEALKEKEKPKEEEREKPKDTPGLECKPRPLHKTCSLFMRNIAPNISRAEIISLCKRYPGFMRVALSEPQPERRFFRRGWVTFDRSVNIKEICWNLQNIRLRECELSPGVNRDLTRRVRNINGITQHKQIVRNDIKLAAKLIHTLDDRTQLWASEPGTPPLPTSLPSQNPILKNITDYLIEEVSAEEEELLGSSGGAPPEEPPKEGNPAEINVERDEKLIKVLDKLLLYLRIVHSLDYYNTCEYPNEDEMPNRCGIIHVRGPMPPNRISHGEVLEWQKTFEEKLAPLLSVRESLSEEEAQKMGRKDPEQEVEKFVTSNTQELGKDKWLCPLSGKKFKGPEFVRKHIFNKHAEKIEEVKKEVAFFNNFLTDAKRPALPEIKPAQPPGPAQILPPGLTPGLPYPHQTPQGLMPYGQPRPPILGYGAGAVRPAVPTGGPPYPHAPYGAGRGNYDAFRGQGGYPGKPRNRMVRGDPRAIVEYRDLDAPDDVDFF, encoded by the exons ATGGGGGACAGTGACGACGAGTACGACCGAAGGCGCAGGGACAAGTTTAGAAGAGAGCGCAGCGACTATGACCGTTCTCGCGAAAGAGATGAAAGACGTCGAGGAGACGATTGGAATGACCG AGAGTGGGACCGTGGCCGGGAGCGCCGCAGTCGGGGTGAATATCGGGACTATGACCGGAATCGGCGAGAGCGCTTCTCTCCTCCCCGCCATGAACTCAGCCCCCCACAAAAGCGCATGAGGCGAGACTG GGATGAGCACAGTTCTGACCCATACCACAGTGGCTATGAGATGCCCTatgctggggggggtgggggcccaaCTTATGGCCCCCCTCAGCCCTGGGGCCACCCAGACGTCCACATCATGCAGCACCATGTTCTGCCTATCCAGGCCAG GCTGGGCAGCATCGCAGAGATTGACTTGGGTGTGCCACCACCGGTGATGAAGACTTTCAAGGAGTTTCTCCTGTCGTTGGATGACTCTGTGGACGAGACCGAGGCCGTAAAGCGTTACAATGACTATAAGCTGGATTTTCGAAGGCAGCAGATGCAAGATTTCTTTTTGGCTCATAAAGATGAGGAGTG GTTTCGGTCTAAGTACCACCCAGATGAGGTGGGGAAGCGTCGGCAGGAGGCCCGGGGGGCCCTGCAAAACAGACTGAGGGTATTCCTGTCCCTCATGGAGAGTGGCTGGTTTGATAATCTTCTCCTGGACATAGACAAAGCTGATGCCATTGTCAAGATGCTGGATGCAG CTGTGATTAAGATGGAAGGAGGGACGGAGAACGATCTGCGCAtcctggagcaggaggaggaggaggagcaggcgGGAAAGCCTGGGGAGCCCAGCAAGAAAGAGGAAGGCCGGGCTGGACCAGGCCTGGGGGACGGAGAGCGCAAGGCCAATGATAAGGACGACAAGAAAGAAGACGGCAAACAG GCTGAAAATGACATTTCTAATGATGACAAAACTAAGAAATCTGAGGGTGATGGggacaaggaagagaagaaagacgACTCTGAGAAAGATGCCAAAAAG AGTAGCAAGAAGCGGAATAGGAAGCACAGCGGTGATGACAGCTTTGATGAAGGCAGTGTGTCCGAGTCGGAGTCCGAGTCCGAGAGTGGCCAagctgaggaagagaaggaagaggctg AAGAAGCACTCAAGGAAAAGGAGAAGcccaaagaagaggaaagggagaagccTAAGGACACTCCGGGGCTGGAATGTAAACCCCGTCCCCTCCATAAGACTTGCTCCCTGTTCATGCGCAACATCGCACCCAACATCTCGAGGGCAGAGATCATTTCT CTTTGTAAAAGATACCCCGGCTTCATGCGTGTGGCACTGTCAGAACCCCAGCCTGAGAGGAG GTTTTTCCGCCGCGGCTGGGTGACCTTTGACCGCAGTGTTAACATCAAAGAGATCTGTTGGAACCTGCAGAATATCCGA CTCCGAGAGTGTGAGCTGAGCCCTGGTGTGAACAGAGACCTGACCCGTCGAGTCCGCAACATCAATGGCATTACCCAGCACAAGCAGATCGTGCGCAACGACATCAAGTTGGCAGCCAAACTGATCCATACGCTGGATGACAGGACCCAGCTCTGGGCCTCTGAGCCTGGGACACCTCCTCTGCCAACA AGTCTGCCCTCCCAGAACCCAATCTTGAAGAATATCACGGACTATCTGATTGAGGAAGTGAGcgcggaggaggaggagctgctCGGGAGCAGTGGGGGGGCCCCCCCTGAGGAGCCCCCTAAGGAGGGGAACCCGGCAGAGATCAACGTGGAGCGGGATGAGAAACTGATCAAG GTTTTGGACAAACTCCTCCTCTATTTGCGCATCGTGCATTCCCTGGATTATTATAACACGTGCGAGTACCCCAATGAGGATGAAATGCCCAACCGCTGTGGCATCATCCACGTTCGTGGGCCCATGCCACCCAACCGCATTAGTCATGGAGAAG TGCTAGAGTGGCAGAAGACATTCGAGGAGAAGCTGGCTCCACTGCTGAGTGTACGGGAATCTCTTTCAGAGGAAGAGGCTCAGAAGATGGGTCGCAAAGACCCTGAGCAGGAAGTGGAAAAGTTTGTCACCTCTAACACTCAGGAACTGGGCAAGGATAAGTGGCTATGCCCTCTCAGTGGCAAGAAATTCAAG GGCCCTGAGTTTGTACGCAAACATATCTTCAACAAGCATGCAGAGAAAATTGAGGAAGTGAAGAAGGAGGTGGCGTTTTTTAACAACTTTCTCACTGATGCCAAGCGCCCAGCTCTGCCCGAGATCAAGCCAGCCCAGCCACCTGGCCCTGCCCAGA TACTCCCCCCAGGCCTGACCCCGGGACTCCCCTACCCACACCAGACTCCACAGGGCCTGATGCCCTATGGTCAGCCCCGGCCCCCCATCTTGGGCTATGGAG CTGGTGCCGTCCGCCCTGCAGTCCCCACGGGAGGGCCTCCATACCCTCATGCCCCCTATGGTGCTGGTCGAGGGAACTATGATGCCTTTCGAGGCCAAGGAGGTTATCCTGGGAAGCCTCGAAACAG gATGGTCCGAGGAGACCCACGGGCTATTGTGGAGTACCGTGACCTGGATGCTCCAGATGATGTGGATTTCTTTTGA
- the SRRT gene encoding serrate RNA effector molecule homolog isoform X7, whose product MGDSDDEYDRRRRDKFRRERSDYDRSRERDERRRGDDWNDREWDRGRERRSRGEYRDYDRNRRERFSPPRHELSPPQKRMRRDWDEHSSDPYHSGYEMPYAGGGGGPTYGPPQPWGHPDVHIMQHHVLPIQARLGSIAEIDLGVPPPVMKTFKEFLLSLDDSVDETEAVKRYNDYKLDFRRQQMQDFFLAHKDEEWFRSKYHPDEVGKRRQEARGALQNRLRVFLSLMESGWFDNLLLDIDKADAIVKMLDAAVIKMEGGTENDLRILEQEEEEEQAGKPGEPSKKEEGRAGPGLGDGERKANDKDDKKEDGKQAENDISNDDKTKKSEGDGDKEEKKDDSEKDAKKSSKKRNRKHSGDDSFDEGSVSESESESESGQAEEEKEEAEALKEKEKPKEEEREKPKDTPGLECKPRPLHKTCSLFMRNIAPNISRAEIISLCKRYPGFMRVALSEPQPERRFFRRGWVTFDRSVNIKEICWNLQNIRLRECELSPGVNRDLTRRVRNINGITQHKQIVRNDIKLAAKLIHTLDDRTQLWASEPGTPPLPTSLPSQNPILKNITDYLIEEVSAEEEELLGSSGGAPPEEPPKEGNPAEINVERDEKLIKVLDKLLLYLRIVHSLDYYNTCEYPNEDEMPNRCGIIHVRGPMPPNRISHGEVLEWQKTFEEKLAPLLSVRESLSEEEAQKMGRKDPEQEVEKFVTSNTQELGKDKWLCPLSGKKFKGPEFVRKHIFNKHAEKIEEVKKEVAFFNNFLTDAKRPALPEIKPAQPPGPAQSLTPGLPYPHQTPQGLMPYGQPRPPILGYGAGAVRPAVPTGGPPYPHAPYGAGRGNYDAFRGQGGYPGKPRNRMVRGDPRAIVEYRDLDAPDDVDFF is encoded by the exons ATGGGGGACAGTGACGACGAGTACGACCGAAGGCGCAGGGACAAGTTTAGAAGAGAGCGCAGCGACTATGACCGTTCTCGCGAAAGAGATGAAAGACGTCGAGGAGACGATTGGAATGACCG AGAGTGGGACCGTGGCCGGGAGCGCCGCAGTCGGGGTGAATATCGGGACTATGACCGGAATCGGCGAGAGCGCTTCTCTCCTCCCCGCCATGAACTCAGCCCCCCACAAAAGCGCATGAGGCGAGACTG GGATGAGCACAGTTCTGACCCATACCACAGTGGCTATGAGATGCCCTatgctggggggggtgggggcccaaCTTATGGCCCCCCTCAGCCCTGGGGCCACCCAGACGTCCACATCATGCAGCACCATGTTCTGCCTATCCAGGCCAG GCTGGGCAGCATCGCAGAGATTGACTTGGGTGTGCCACCACCGGTGATGAAGACTTTCAAGGAGTTTCTCCTGTCGTTGGATGACTCTGTGGACGAGACCGAGGCCGTAAAGCGTTACAATGACTATAAGCTGGATTTTCGAAGGCAGCAGATGCAAGATTTCTTTTTGGCTCATAAAGATGAGGAGTG GTTTCGGTCTAAGTACCACCCAGATGAGGTGGGGAAGCGTCGGCAGGAGGCCCGGGGGGCCCTGCAAAACAGACTGAGGGTATTCCTGTCCCTCATGGAGAGTGGCTGGTTTGATAATCTTCTCCTGGACATAGACAAAGCTGATGCCATTGTCAAGATGCTGGATGCAG CTGTGATTAAGATGGAAGGAGGGACGGAGAACGATCTGCGCAtcctggagcaggaggaggaggaggagcaggcgGGAAAGCCTGGGGAGCCCAGCAAGAAAGAGGAAGGCCGGGCTGGACCAGGCCTGGGGGACGGAGAGCGCAAGGCCAATGATAAGGACGACAAGAAAGAAGACGGCAAACAG GCTGAAAATGACATTTCTAATGATGACAAAACTAAGAAATCTGAGGGTGATGGggacaaggaagagaagaaagacgACTCTGAGAAAGATGCCAAAAAG AGTAGCAAGAAGCGGAATAGGAAGCACAGCGGTGATGACAGCTTTGATGAAGGCAGTGTGTCCGAGTCGGAGTCCGAGTCCGAGAGTGGCCAagctgaggaagagaaggaagaggctg AAGCACTCAAGGAAAAGGAGAAGcccaaagaagaggaaagggagaagccTAAGGACACTCCGGGGCTGGAATGTAAACCCCGTCCCCTCCATAAGACTTGCTCCCTGTTCATGCGCAACATCGCACCCAACATCTCGAGGGCAGAGATCATTTCT CTTTGTAAAAGATACCCCGGCTTCATGCGTGTGGCACTGTCAGAACCCCAGCCTGAGAGGAG GTTTTTCCGCCGCGGCTGGGTGACCTTTGACCGCAGTGTTAACATCAAAGAGATCTGTTGGAACCTGCAGAATATCCGA CTCCGAGAGTGTGAGCTGAGCCCTGGTGTGAACAGAGACCTGACCCGTCGAGTCCGCAACATCAATGGCATTACCCAGCACAAGCAGATCGTGCGCAACGACATCAAGTTGGCAGCCAAACTGATCCATACGCTGGATGACAGGACCCAGCTCTGGGCCTCTGAGCCTGGGACACCTCCTCTGCCAACA AGTCTGCCCTCCCAGAACCCAATCTTGAAGAATATCACGGACTATCTGATTGAGGAAGTGAGcgcggaggaggaggagctgctCGGGAGCAGTGGGGGGGCCCCCCCTGAGGAGCCCCCTAAGGAGGGGAACCCGGCAGAGATCAACGTGGAGCGGGATGAGAAACTGATCAAG GTTTTGGACAAACTCCTCCTCTATTTGCGCATCGTGCATTCCCTGGATTATTATAACACGTGCGAGTACCCCAATGAGGATGAAATGCCCAACCGCTGTGGCATCATCCACGTTCGTGGGCCCATGCCACCCAACCGCATTAGTCATGGAGAAG TGCTAGAGTGGCAGAAGACATTCGAGGAGAAGCTGGCTCCACTGCTGAGTGTACGGGAATCTCTTTCAGAGGAAGAGGCTCAGAAGATGGGTCGCAAAGACCCTGAGCAGGAAGTGGAAAAGTTTGTCACCTCTAACACTCAGGAACTGGGCAAGGATAAGTGGCTATGCCCTCTCAGTGGCAAGAAATTCAAG GGCCCTGAGTTTGTACGCAAACATATCTTCAACAAGCATGCAGAGAAAATTGAGGAAGTGAAGAAGGAGGTGGCGTTTTTTAACAACTTTCTCACTGATGCCAAGCGCCCAGCTCTGCCCGAGATCAAGCCAGCCCAGCCACCTGGCCCTGCCCAGA GCCTGACCCCGGGACTCCCCTACCCACACCAGACTCCACAGGGCCTGATGCCCTATGGTCAGCCCCGGCCCCCCATCTTGGGCTATGGAG CTGGTGCCGTCCGCCCTGCAGTCCCCACGGGAGGGCCTCCATACCCTCATGCCCCCTATGGTGCTGGTCGAGGGAACTATGATGCCTTTCGAGGCCAAGGAGGTTATCCTGGGAAGCCTCGAAACAG gATGGTCCGAGGAGACCCACGGGCTATTGTGGAGTACCGTGACCTGGATGCTCCAGATGATGTGGATTTCTTTTGA